The Vulpes vulpes isolate BD-2025 chromosome 8, VulVul3, whole genome shotgun sequence genome has a window encoding:
- the CENPA gene encoding histone H3-like centromeric protein A encodes MGPRRKPEVPKRRPASPAPRAPRRGPSLGTSSRRPGSRKHLVLKEIRKLQKSTNLLLRKNPFSRLVREICVKFTRGVDFSWQAQALLALQEAAEAFLVHLFEDAYLLSLHAGRVTLFPKDVQLARRIRGIQEGLG; translated from the exons ATGGGCCCGCGCCGCAAGCCCGAAGTCCCGAAGAGGCGCCCCGCGAGCCCGGCCCCCAGAGCCCCCCGGCGGGGCCCCTCCTTAG GCACTTCTTCCCGTCGCCCTGGTTCCCGAAAACATCTGGTTTTGAAGGAGATCCGAAAGCTTCAGAAGAGTACAAACCTGTTGTTAAGGAAGAACCCCTTCAGCCGCCTG GTGAGAGAGATATGTGTTAAATTCACACGCGGTGTGGACTTCTCTTGGCAAGCCCAGGCCCTGTTGGCCCTGCAAGAG gCTGCAGAAGCATTTCTAGTTCATCTCTTTGAGGACGCCTATCTTCTCTCCTTACATGCTGGCCGTGTTACTCTCTTCCCGAAGGATGTACAGCTGGCCAGGAGGATCCGAGGCATTCAGGAAGGGCTTGGCTGA
- the SLC35F6 gene encoding solute carrier family 35 member F6 produces MAWTKYQLFLAGLMLVTGSINTLSAKWADNFVAQGCGGSKEHSFQHPFLQAVGMFLGEFSCLAAFYLLRCRAARHPDASMDPQQPFNPLLFLPPALCDMTGTSIMYVALNMTSASSFQMLRGAVIIFTGLFSVAFLGRRLALSQWLGILATIAGLVVVGLADLLSKHDDQHKLSEVITGDLLIIMAQIIVSIQMVLEEKFVYRHNVHPLRAVGTEGLFGFVILSLLLVPMYYIPAGSFSGSPRGTLEDALDAFCQVGRQPLIALALLGNISSIAFFNFAGISVTKELSATTRMVLDSLRTIVIWALSLALGWEAFHPLQILGFLILLTGTALYNGLHRPLLTRLARGRPPAEEGEHERLLGGSRTPINDAS; encoded by the exons GTGGGCAGACAACTTCGTGGCACAGGGCTGTGGAGGAAGCAAGGAGCACAGCTTCCAGCATCCCTTCCTCCAG GCAGTGGGCATGTTCCTGGGAGAGTTCTCCTGCCTGGCTGCTTTCTACCTGCTTCGATGCCGAGCGGCAAGGCACCCAGACGCCAGCATGGATCCCCAGCAGCCCTTCAATCCCCTTCTtttcctgccccctgccctgtgcgACATGACGGGGACCAGCATCATGTATGTGG CCCTGAACATGACGAGTGCCTCCAGCTTCCAGATGCTGCGGGGAGCAGTGATCATATTCACAGGCCTATTCTCAGTGGCCTTCCTGGGGCGGAGGCTGGCACTGAGCCAGTGGCTGGGCATCCTTGCCACCATCGCAGGGCTGGTGGTTGTGGGCCTGGCTGACCTTCTGAGCAAGCATGATGATCAGCACAAACTCAGCGAAGTGATCACAG GGGACCTGCTGATCATCATGGCCCAGATCATTGTCTCCATCCAGATGGTGCTCGAGGAGAAGTTCGTCTACAGGCATAATGTTCACCCACTGCGGGCAGTTGGCACTGAGG GCCTCTTTGGCTTCGTGATCCTCTCCCTGCTGCTGGTGCCCATGTACTATATCCCTGCCGGCTCCTTCAGTGGAAGCCCCCGAGGGACGCTGGAGGACGCGCTGGACGCCTTCTGCCAGGTGGGCCGACAACCGCTCATCGCCCTGGCGCTGCTGGGCAACATCAGCAGCATCGCCTTCTTCAACTTCGCGGGCATCAGCGTCACCAAGGAACTGAGCGCCACTACCCGCATGGTGCTGGACAGCCTGCGTACCATTGTCATTTGGGCGCTGAGCCTGGCGCTGGGCTGGGAGGCCTTCCACCCTCTGCAGATCCTGGGCTTCCTCATCCTGCTGACAGGCACCGCCCTCTACAATGGGCTGCACCGCCCACTGCTTACCCGCCTGGCCAGGGGCCGGCCCCCAGCAGAAGAGGGTGAGCACGAGAGACTGCTCGGTGGCTCCCGGACTCCCATCAATGATGCTAGTTGA